From the Planctomycetota bacterium genome, the window CGACGGGGTGCGGGGCGTGGGGGGCCATCAGCGCAGCATAGGAACCGGGCGGCGTCCGCCCGCGCCGCCGCGACTCCACCCCCGGCACGCCCGTAGGATCGGCCGATGACACCCCTCAACGTGCTCCTCATCGGCGGCGGCGGACGCGAGCACGCGCTCGCGCTCGCCATCGCACGCTCCCCCCTGCTCGGGACGCTCTACGCCACGCACGTCGACAACCCGGGCATCGCCGCCCTCGCACGCCCCGCCGACGTGCCCGTGAACATCCGCGAGATCTACCGCCTCCAGCAGTTCATCGAGAAGCACGCGATCGACCTCGTCGTCGTCGGGCCCGAAGAGCCCCTCGCCGACGGGTTCGCCGACAAGCTCGCCTCGCCCCGCACGCGCGTCTTCGGGCCGGTCGCCGCCGCCGCACGCCTCGAGGGCGACAAGGCCTGGGCCAAGCAACTGATGCGTTCGGCGTCGATCCCCACGGCCGAGGCGCGGGTCTTCACGAACGCTGACTCCGCCCGCGCGTACGTCGAGTCGCGCGAGTCCGACGACCCGGTGCTGGCGCGCCTCGCCGCCGACCTCGCGCGCCACAACGACCCCGCGGAGCGCCGGCGCGCGCTCGAGCAGCGCGCCCGCGAGAACCGCGACGTGCAGCGCGCGCTCGACGCCGTCCGCCCGGACCTGCCCGTCATCAAGGCCGCCGGGCTGGCGAAGGGCAAGGGCGTCGTGGTGCCCGCGTCCCTCACCGAGGCGTTCGGCGCGATCGACGACATCATGGTCCGGCGCATCCACGGCGACGCCGGAAAGCAGATCGTCGTCGAGGAGCGTCTCGACGGGCCCGAGGTCTCCGTGCTCGCGCTCTGCGACGGACGCACGCTCTACGTCCTCCCGCCCTGCCAGGACCACAAGCGCCTGGGCGACAACGACACCGGCCCCAACACCGGCGGCATGGGCGCCTTCTGCCCCTCGAACGTCCTCGACGAAACGCTCATGGCGCGCGTCGAGCGCGAGGTCCTCGTCCCCGTGGTCGACGCGCTCCGGCGCGAGGACGTCGAGTTCAAGGGCGTGCTGTACGCCGGGCTCATGCTCACCCACGCCGGGCCCAAGGTGCTCGAGTTCAACGTCCGCTTCGGCGACCCCGAGTGCCAGCCCCTCATGGCCCGCCTCCGCACCGACCTGCTCCGGATCATGCTCGCCGTCTGCGACGGCCGCCTCGACGAGACGGCCATCGAGTGGGACCCGCGCCCCGCCTGCTGCGTCGTGCTCGCCAGCGCCGGCTACCCCGAGAAGCCCCGCACGGGCCTGCCCATCGTCGGGCTCGACCGCGCCGCCGCGCTCCCCGACGTCACCATCACCCACGCCGGCACGCGCCGCGCGCCCGACGGCACCGTCGTCACCGCCGGCGGGCGCGTGCTCGGCGTCACCGCCCTCGCCGACACCATGGCCGCCGCCCGCGACCTCGCCTATCGCGCCTGCGAACTCATCCACTTCGAGGGCAAGACCCTCCGCACCGACATCGCCGCACGCCAGTAGCGCCCGCCGCTCGCCCCGCCCGCGCCTGTACCATCCACCCCATGCCCGCCCTGATCATCGACGGCAACTCCCTCGCGCACGCGCTCCGCGAGCGCATCCGCGCCCGCGTAGCGGCCCTCGCCGCCCGCGGCGTGCCCGTCCGTCTCGACGCGGTGCTCGTGGAGTCCGGCGACAACGCCGCCCGCGTCTACGCCGAGAACCAGCAGAAGACGTGCGCCGCGCTGGGCATCGAGTACCGCCTGCACCGGATCGTGCCCGCGCCGGGGCAGCAGGCGACCTTCGACGACATCGCCGGGCGCGTCCTGCTGCTCTCCAGCGACGACGCGGTGTCCGCGCTCATGATGCATCTCCCGCTGCCCGAGGGCGTCGACGCCTACCGCGTGCAGCGCCTCATCGCGCCCGAGAAGGA encodes:
- the purD gene encoding phosphoribosylamine--glycine ligase, whose product is MTPLNVLLIGGGGREHALALAIARSPLLGTLYATHVDNPGIAALARPADVPVNIREIYRLQQFIEKHAIDLVVVGPEEPLADGFADKLASPRTRVFGPVAAAARLEGDKAWAKQLMRSASIPTAEARVFTNADSARAYVESRESDDPVLARLAADLARHNDPAERRRALEQRARENRDVQRALDAVRPDLPVIKAAGLAKGKGVVVPASLTEAFGAIDDIMVRRIHGDAGKQIVVEERLDGPEVSVLALCDGRTLYVLPPCQDHKRLGDNDTGPNTGGMGAFCPSNVLDETLMARVEREVLVPVVDALRREDVEFKGVLYAGLMLTHAGPKVLEFNVRFGDPECQPLMARLRTDLLRIMLAVCDGRLDETAIEWDPRPACCVVLASAGYPEKPRTGLPIVGLDRAAALPDVTITHAGTRRAPDGTVVTAGGRVLGVTALADTMAAARDLAYRACELIHFEGKTLRTDIAARQ